A region of Methanomicrobium sp. W14 DNA encodes the following proteins:
- a CDS encoding ATPase domain-containing protein: MYEEEENLGDLIGGEDRKILSTGNNEIDKKLADGLPLGSLTLIEGENDTGKSVMTQQIIWGAMKASLNVELFTSENTAKSFLSQMESMSLDISDYFAWGYLKIFPMHTIGFEWGETEMQGILKRLINKMQNSKAEVIVVDSLTLLTESTSQSDLLAFLTNCKNLVDHGKTILITLHTYAFEEDTLVRIRSICDAHLFMKKALVGDKYVMVMEVIKVRGARKTTGNVVSFEVHPGYGMKIIPMSTARV, from the coding sequence ATGTACGAAGAAGAAGAAAATCTTGGAGACCTGATAGGTGGAGAAGATAGAAAAATACTCTCCACAGGAAATAATGAAATAGACAAAAAACTGGCTGACGGACTGCCTCTCGGGTCACTCACCCTTATAGAAGGTGAAAACGATACCGGAAAAAGCGTAATGACTCAGCAGATCATATGGGGTGCAATGAAGGCAAGTCTTAACGTAGAACTCTTTACGTCTGAAAACACTGCAAAAAGTTTTCTTTCCCAGATGGAGTCAATGAGCCTTGACATCTCAGATTACTTTGCATGGGGATACCTGAAAATATTTCCCATGCATACAATTGGTTTTGAGTGGGGTGAAACTGAGATGCAGGGAATTCTCAAAAGACTTATAAATAAAATGCAGAACAGCAAAGCCGAAGTGATTGTAGTAGACTCTCTTACACTTCTGACCGAATCAACATCACAAAGCGATCTTCTGGCGTTTTTGACAAACTGCAAAAATCTCGTGGATCATGGCAAAACTATCCTGATAACTCTTCACACATATGCATTTGAAGAGGACACACTTGTAAGAATTAGATCAATCTGTGATGCACACCTGTTTATGAAAAAAGCCCTTGTAGGTGACAAATACGTCATGGTAATGGAGGTCATAAAAGTAAGAGGAGCAAGAAAAACGACAGGAAATGTCGTTTCATTTGAAGTCCACCCGGGATATGGCATGAAAATTATTCCAATGTCAACTGCAAGAGTCTAA
- a CDS encoding flagellin: MSSETFATAIFLITAIVAAAVLVNAFFPIIFQATSTFSESSNSADERLRTDITIINNYAASPDAKIWIKNIGSSKIGTNMINSSDLFIGAEGDFDLMTLDNSGTLSDGEWSYKIINNTNDYLDPHETLEITVKSSKIPGNSGNYVYFSFTLSNGVSISKTFTTSG, translated from the coding sequence ATGTCAAGTGAAACATTTGCAACAGCAATTTTTCTTATAACTGCGATCGTAGCTGCGGCGGTACTTGTAAATGCTTTTTTCCCGATAATATTCCAGGCAACATCCACTTTTTCCGAATCGTCAAATTCAGCGGACGAACGTCTCAGAACGGATATAACAATTATCAACAACTATGCTGCAAGTCCTGACGCAAAAATCTGGATAAAAAATATAGGTTCTTCGAAAATCGGCACAAATATGATAAATTCATCAGATCTTTTTATAGGAGCCGAAGGGGACTTTGATTTAATGACACTTGACAATTCAGGGACTCTGAGTGACGGAGAGTGGAGCTACAAAATAATCAATAACACAAATGACTACTTAGACCCTCATGAGACCCTTGAAATAACAGTTAAGAGTAGCAAAATACCTGGGAACTCCGGCAACTATGTGTACTTCAGCTTTACCCTTTCAAACGGAGTAAGCATATCCAAAACATTTACGACGAGTGGTTAA
- a CDS encoding archaellin/type IV pilin N-terminal domain-containing protein has translation MLKINTEEGFTGLEAAIVLIAFVVVAAVFSYVVLGAGFFTTQKAQQVVYSSVDQASSSVEVLGNVYGIGDDGDSSVNIDQIRFSVGLTAGGSPVDFSQTTIAFSNADNVSKLERQADIVTGDSEPKNVNPGNWSVVLAKNNKSDDLLLENEEHFVIVANPLDNISSNQDFTLDLRPAVGTSYTIARSAPARIQGINTLY, from the coding sequence ATGCTAAAAATAAACACAGAAGAAGGTTTTACAGGCCTTGAGGCTGCAATTGTACTGATTGCATTCGTAGTTGTGGCAGCAGTTTTCTCATACGTTGTATTGGGAGCTGGTTTCTTCACGACACAGAAAGCACAGCAGGTAGTCTATTCAAGTGTAGACCAGGCTAGTTCAAGCGTAGAAGTTCTGGGTAATGTATACGGTATCGGTGATGACGGAGACAGTTCAGTCAATATTGATCAGATCAGGTTTTCGGTCGGGCTTACAGCAGGTGGTTCACCTGTTGATTTCAGCCAGACAACAATTGCATTCAGCAATGCTGATAACGTAAGCAAACTGGAAAGACAGGCTGATATAGTTACAGGGGATTCGGAACCGAAAAACGTCAACCCAGGAAACTGGTCAGTTGTACTTGCAAAGAACAACAAGAGCGATGATCTTCTCCTCGAAAACGAAGAGCATTTTGTTATTGTAGCAAACCCACTAGACAATATCTCTTCAAACCAGGATTTCACTCTTGATCTGCGCCCGGCTGTAGGGACATCCTACACAATTGCAAGGTCGGCACCTGCAAGGATTCAGGGGATAAACACACTCTACTAA
- a CDS encoding flagellin gives MVIDTGSFEFLGLDLEAFTGLEAAIVLIAFVVTASIFSYVILGAGFFATQKAQDVVYTSVGQTSSSIEVMGDVYGNSTTVGGVDAKMDGLRFVLGLTAGGSPVDFASTTMTFSTDEDVTKINNVTAIKSTSTNVVVDKSSIGANEWGIIDIANGDKGALLENQEQFTIYVHLDSGNEIARNKEFSLEVRPAKGSSYGIKRKAPSKIDKVNVLY, from the coding sequence ATGGTTATAGACACAGGCAGTTTTGAGTTTCTTGGACTTGATTTAGAGGCATTTACGGGTCTTGAAGCTGCTATCGTATTGATTGCCTTTGTTGTGACGGCTTCAATATTCTCATACGTTATACTTGGTGCAGGCTTCTTTGCAACGCAAAAGGCACAAGACGTCGTATATACAAGTGTAGGGCAGACATCATCAAGTATTGAAGTAATGGGTGATGTTTATGGGAATAGCACAACAGTCGGAGGAGTTGATGCAAAAATGGACGGGTTAAGGTTTGTGCTTGGCCTTACAGCCGGCGGTTCGCCAGTTGACTTTGCATCAACGACGATGACTTTCTCAACAGACGAAGACGTTACAAAAATTAATAATGTAACGGCAATCAAAAGTACTTCAACAAACGTAGTTGTCGACAAAAGCTCAATAGGAGCTAATGAATGGGGAATTATTGATATAGCAAACGGAGACAAAGGCGCACTTCTCGAAAACCAGGAGCAGTTCACAATTTATGTGCATCTGGATTCTGGCAATGAGATTGCACGAAACAAAGAATTCAGCCTTGAGGTAAGACCTGCAAAAGGCTCTTCCTATGGTATAAAACGTAAGGCTCCTTCAAAGATTGATAAAGTAAATGTTCTATATTAA
- a CDS encoding archaellin/type IV pilin N-terminal domain-containing protein, whose translation MAKLFKSEEGFTGLEAAIVLIAFVVVAAVFSYVVLGAGFFTTQKAQQVVYSSVDMASSSLEVLGDVYGNGTNSYIDGVRFVVGLTSGGSSVDFANTNLVFTNTTAIVDLINSSKISSSGSVIDTLSDLQGGAPNTWGIIDIANGDDGALLENEEQFTIYAKLDSTAVAPNEEFTIEVKPPEGTTYAIKRGAPAKIEKVNILY comes from the coding sequence ATGGCTAAATTATTCAAATCAGAAGAAGGTTTTACCGGTCTTGAGGCTGCAATTGTCTTGATTGCATTCGTTGTCGTAGCCGCAGTTTTCTCGTACGTTGTATTGGGAGCAGGTTTCTTCACGACACAGAAAGCACAGCAGGTAGTCTACTCAAGTGTTGACATGGCTTCATCAAGCCTTGAAGTTCTCGGTGACGTATACGGTAACGGTACAAACTCATACATTGATGGTGTAAGATTTGTAGTAGGACTTACCTCGGGAGGGTCATCAGTTGACTTTGCAAACACAAACCTTGTATTCACAAACACAACAGCTATCGTTGATCTTATAAATTCATCAAAAATCTCAAGTTCAGGAAGCGTAATCGACACACTGTCAGATCTTCAGGGTGGCGCCCCGAACACTTGGGGTATTATTGACATAGCAAACGGTGATGACGGCGCACTTCTTGAAAATGAAGAGCAGTTTACTATCTATGCAAAACTTGACTCCACCGCAGTGGCACCAAATGAGGAGTTCACCATTGAAGTCAAGCCTCCGGAGGGAACAACCTATGCAATAAAGCGTGGTGCTCCTGCAAAGATAGAAAAGGTCAATATCCTATACTAA